The nucleotide window aatctGAAAACCATTCCTTGATGTTTAGAAGGTGGTCATCGACTGACTTATTTACTTCATGTTGGTTACCCACCTTCCATTTCAAGTTGAAACAATCGACCCGGCCCGGGCAAGGTTGCTCTCCACAAATAAAGATGTCCGGAAAATAAAATTGGAAAAAGTAACACTATAAATGCAAGTAAGACAGATTTGCAGTTGTTGTAAAGTAGACAAAATATATGACATGATAACAACCgcaaaagtgttttgcaaaCCAATGAGATTTGAAAAGCTCGTGCACGTtttaaacccggcgatgattgGTCGAAACCCGAGTCCCAGTTAAAGATCAGCATTCTGCCGTTATTTGCCACGTCATCAGCAGCCTTGCTATATTTCTACtgaataataacatttatacGTCACAATGACCTGTAGGCCTAAAAAGACTGCTTCGATGATCGTCCTACAGACGACCTGGACCACGTAAGCCACCAAGATACCCTGTATGCGTGGGTATTCCCCAGATATCCTCCTACCAAGCAATGCCACGTCATCACGGTTGTCGTATTCACAAGAGTTCGACGTGTTGTTGCCATCATTTTGCGCAGTTCGCCGTCTGCGCAGGTTTACCCTATCTTCACCTGCAATGACGTACCAGAAGCTCAAACGAAACAAATCAAACGTGAACTTGGGAACCACCACTTAAGTGACGTACCTTCTATGACcacatttttttcactttcaagTTTGTAGCTGGTTGATGACGATAATTTCGTTGAAATTCTTTGCATCGAGAAAAGGACGAATATGACGCTAGGTGTCGCCACCAACAGCAGCTGAAGTTGCCAGAATCTGCGGAGAATGTTTCGGTCGCATCCGATCTAGTTCAAGGAACTTGCAGACAGGGCAGAATTGAGCACGGGGCGCACCGAGGCAATTGCCCCGGGATTGCAGCAAGTAGGTCCCCGCAACTCTCAAGCAGACCAAGTTTTTGGTAAAAACCTcgctttaaataaatttaattcgAATCTCTTTAATCTGACTCGCGTAGTCTTAAATGTAAAACCATGTGAATGTGGTCAACCCATGATCTTGAATAAAAACATCGCCTGCTTATTTCTGCAAACTACGTATTTCTAATTTCGCTTTTCTGCCAGTTAAATAAACGTCATAAATGTTACTTCTCAGCTGCTCATtccttttaaacaaaaactcaaAGCATTTCAGTAATTTCGAAATTCACGATGAAGTCAAAGGGGCCTAAACACGGCTCCCTTTAGGgatccaaaataccaaaagcCGGCCCTGCTTGCAGATGACGCGATATCAGAATGTCAACGGCGTCTTACTTGACGTGGGAGAAATTGATCATCTTGTTGAAGCAGGCGTCCTTGCATCCTATTTGGAGAGTGTTGCAAGTGAAATGTGCGACGTCATCAGCAAACACCGATCCAGAAATGTTGACTAAGGTAAACAGACTGGAAcaacaaaattcttttttattaaaaataggCTAACAAATATGATACAgtcaatctttaaatcaatttaatcATCGCCTACGTCACTCACCGAAACAAAAAGAGAAAGTTCATCCAGATTTTACCGATTGCAGGAGAGTACTTGGCGACCTCTAGCAGTAATGCAACTGATTTGTCGATGAAAATCAGACTCCGCCAAATCATCGTCTTATACACTGGTGGCCTTTTCCTTTCAATCTTTCAAATTTCTAGTTTTGTTGCTGCGAAGAAAACCAGTGTTAGGCCAGATTTGTTCCGGCAGCCGAATTCCATGCGGGCATTGTGACGAAAAAATGTCGTCCGATTCTGCGCAAGTTTGCCAATCACAAACCTCGTTTTCCCTGCAAGTGTGCATAAGCTCTTTTTTACTTGTGCGTTTAATTTGTGGCCTTGTATATTTTCTTCAACCTGAGGGCAACTTCCATGGTTTCTGAGTGGGAGTATACGCTGAGTCATGCGAAGTTTTCATTCGTCACAATGTGCGGAGAACATTTAACATGACACCGGTTTGTTTTGAGTCTGATTTCACTATCAAGGGGAATACCCTGTTATTAATACTATTATATGTAACTTCCTATACTGTACTGCTTGTGGTGTTGGTTATCACAGCTTTTGCTTTTCCTACCCCTTCTACCTAACCGCACATTGAAGTTTATCGAAATTGCTGCCAACTCAACGCCAAGTTCATCGGTTTCCTTTTGTCTGAGCGCTGttacaatgacgtcattagtTGAACTTGCTGTCGAGTCAACTGCAAACCGACAACCTTTGCAGCAAATAACTTTGATTTCACTTGTAAGGAGAAACAGCTAAATCGTGTACCGGATCTAACAATATAGCTAAACTGATGGTTACTTTTGTAAACGAAATAGAATTCCTGTTAAGCACTGAAGCTTGTTGTTGCTTCTAAACACGTCGTtctaaaaacaatatttccaGGCTGGTGAAAAAATAACAGCAactgaaaaagttttctttcaatCTTTCAAAACCACAAGTCTCTCGACAATTTTCTCTTTCCTTCTCTTTGTAGCGGTTGATAGAGAATTCAtctattacgtcacaatccAATGAACAGCAAAGTTCCGTTTCTCCTAAACACTGCGCCGAGCTATAATCAGCTGTGGTGCGTGTTATCTCGTATTTAAGATGAAATTCGATAAGGATGAGTAATTTCACACATGCTTGTCACAATTATTAACTAGATGTCTATGTGTGTGTTAAACCCACTATTTGTCTTTGGCTTGTCTTGCCATATGCTGCTTTATCCGCGTTGATGATGGTTCTGCTTTTGCACAAAGTGTCAATGCAATCGTCAACTTACAGTCCAACCTGTAACAACCTATTAATGAAAAATATCGCTGTGGTgtttacgtcataatgtgTGATTTTCCACTAACATCGAGATATCAAGCGCTATATGATATACGTAGGTGACCACAACGACCTAACCGGTATATACATTGCCAGTTAATATACTGAGATTTTTTCCAACTGTTGTAATCGCCGAAAGGAAATAATAATATCGGTTTTAAATTGTCACGAAACAAAGATACTAAAAGTGAGTTTCGGCACAACAAGGATCTTTGACAACAGTTCAAATATTTCTTGACgcaataaaacttaaattccATCTTGCATGCGGTACACTGACAAATGATCTCtgcttgaacatttgcttCTAACTTCTATTGCTTCCCGTAAGTCCCAAACTACACTTCATGTTCAAAGTTCAACGGATAAACTCTCCTATGTTTTGTTACTTGTGTTCCCATTGCATTTGTTTCAAGGGAATATTAGCCAATAGCGTTTTAAAGACTGGCGGAATAAAGTATTTAAAGACCTGTTTGCTTAAAACATATTGCGGTGTGTTGGAGTAAAATTTGGTAGGAACCTAATGTGGATAAAATCATAAGTTGACGCGGTTATATTGGTCGGATGATGCAAAGCGTAGCTTTATACACGTGGGCATATTTTATGTACACAGGTGTTAGTGGCACACGTATGATGACGTTTTGAAAATCAGGACGAAAAAATCCTCCAAACAATGTCCTGGAACCATCACTCAGTAGATAGAACGTCCACTGGTGGTATTTGTATAAGATTAGCTTGACCGGACGGTGGCGTGAAAGAGCTACAAACCAGAtatctttttaaaaagtatccCTAATTTGATCATTAATTGTAAGACGTTTTACCTTTCT belongs to Clavelina lepadiformis chromosome 6, kaClaLepa1.1, whole genome shotgun sequence and includes:
- the LOC143462282 gene encoding gap junction beta-2 protein-like: MIWRSLIFIDKSVALLLEVAKYSPAIGKIWMNFLFLFRLFTLVNISGSVFADDVAHFTCNTLQIGCKDACFNKMINFSHVKFWQLQLLLVATPSVIFVLFSMQRISTKLSSSTSYKLESEKNVVIEGEDRVNLRRRRTAQNDGNNTSNSCEYDNRDDVALLGRRISGEYPRIQGILVAYVVQVVCRTIIEAVFLGLQCYFFQFYFPDIFICGEQPCPGRVDCFNLKWKEKTFFHNFMLALTALSLILNLIELTVFVLKWIRDLSKAPGDIPLLVMATESSFTPPSGQANLIQIPPVDVLSTE